The Gemmatimonadaceae bacterium genome includes a window with the following:
- a CDS encoding NAD(P)H-binding protein: MTKVLILGATGSIARVATKLFLNETDVELTLYARTARRLGPVDAARVRIIEGDVLDAATLTDAMAGQDVVYANLAGDLVAMARSVVDAMHAAGVRRLVWISSMGIYGEVPGERYRRVLDPYRDSAAVIEASDLDWTILRPGWFTDDDDVTYETTRKGEPFRGHDISRMSLATLVVRLATTPGLVIRESLGVNTPV; this comes from the coding sequence ATGACGAAGGTGCTCATTCTGGGCGCGACCGGCAGCATCGCCCGCGTGGCGACGAAGCTGTTTCTGAACGAGACCGACGTGGAACTGACCCTGTACGCGCGCACGGCGCGTCGACTGGGACCGGTCGACGCCGCCCGCGTGCGGATCATCGAGGGTGACGTGCTCGACGCCGCGACGCTCACCGACGCAATGGCGGGGCAGGACGTCGTCTACGCCAACCTCGCCGGCGACCTCGTGGCGATGGCGCGGAGCGTCGTGGACGCGATGCACGCCGCCGGGGTACGGCGCCTCGTGTGGATCAGCTCCATGGGGATCTACGGCGAGGTGCCGGGCGAGCGGTACCGCCGAGTGCTCGACCCGTACCGCGACTCGGCCGCCGTGATCGAGGCGTCGGACCTCGACTGGACGATCCTGCGGCCGGGCTGGTTCACCGACGATGACGACGTCACCTACGAGACGACACGGAAGGGCGAACCGTTCCGCGGGCACGACATCTCGCGCATGAGCCTCGCGACGCTCGTCGTTAGGCTCGCGACGACTCCGGGGCTGGTGATCCGCGAGAGCCTGGGCGTGAACACGCCGGTTTGA